One part of the Olleya sp. YS genome encodes these proteins:
- a CDS encoding SPOR domain-containing protein produces the protein MKKTPLKALYLTALLTLCFGVFSHAQQGTVVINEDPTIDELLEIKKDINSDEKNSDRYKIQVYSGNLATAERTKSKFDSSVGQWRSQLVFEAPNYKIWVGSFRTRLEADRALVAVQRKFGDAFIFKPKKE, from the coding sequence ATGAAAAAAACACCATTAAAAGCTCTTTACCTAACTGCCTTATTAACACTATGTTTTGGTGTTTTTAGCCATGCGCAGCAAGGTACTGTTGTTATAAACGAAGATCCTACTATTGATGAATTATTAGAAATTAAAAAAGACATTAATAGTGATGAAAAAAATAGTGACCGTTATAAAATACAAGTGTATTCTGGTAATTTAGCAACAGCTGAAAGGACTAAATCTAAGTTTGACAGTTCCGTTGGACAATGGCGATCTCAGTTAGTATTTGAAGCACCAAATTATAAAATTTGGGTAGGCAGTTTTAGAACTCGATTAGAAGCAGATCGTGCATTAGTTGCAGTGCAACGAAAATTTGGAGATGCCTTTATCTTTAAGCCTAAAAAAGAATAA
- the infB gene encoding translation initiation factor IF-2 translates to MAETIRLNKVLRELNISLDRAVEFLDSKGVEIEKRPTTKISEETYKILSDEFETDANKKMASQEVNEAKNKEKEELRIKREKELEEKQKAEEAAKADQLKKEQEVIKASKSLSGPKKVGKIDLDADKTEASKEEKVVEAKPKVDKTEATSKAKETTKSKDKPKAKPATKKETVVEAEDSDEPTEETLKTKYTKLSGPKIAGDKIDLSQFKKPKKKKEDTKKDDNANKKKRRRISKPGDNRNSSGPSRSNDRFKGKKPGGRKSPVIKEEPSEEEVQRQVRETLEKLQGKSSKGKGAKYRREKRDQHREQTEIDQQIEAAESKILKVTEFVTANEVATMMDVPVTQIISACMSLGMMVTMNQRLDAETLAIVAEEFGYKTEFVTADIEESIEEVVDKPEDLVTRAPIVTVMGHVDHGKTSLLDYIRKENVIAGESGGITQHIGAYGVTLDNGQKIAFLDTPGHEAFTAMRARGAQVTDIAIIVAAADDDIMPQTKEAISHAQAAGVPIVFAINKIDKPDANPEKIKEGLAQMNLLVEDWGGKIQSHDISAKVGTGVKELLEKVLLEAELLELKANPKKPAVGTVVEAFLDKGRGYVSTVLVQAGTLRIGDYVLAGKNSGKVKAMHDERGHDIEEAGPSTPVSILGLDGAPQAGDKFNVFADEREAKQIATKRTQLQREQDVRTTKTLTLAEIGRRIALGTFKELNIILKGDVDGSVEALTDSFQKLSTEEIQVNILHKGVGAITESDVLLATASDAIIIGFNVRPVGNARTIADREEVDIRTYSIIYDAINDLKDAMEGMLSPEVKEEVTGTAEIREVFKVSKVGTIAGCMVMNGKIFRNSQIRLIRDGVVTYTGELASLKRFKDDVKEVSKGYDCGMQIKNYNDIAIGDVIEAFHEVEVKKKLK, encoded by the coding sequence ATGGCTGAAACAATTAGATTAAATAAGGTATTACGTGAGCTTAACATCTCTCTTGATCGCGCTGTAGAGTTTTTAGATTCTAAGGGTGTCGAGATTGAGAAGCGACCGACTACCAAAATTTCAGAAGAAACTTACAAAATTCTTTCAGACGAGTTTGAAACTGATGCGAACAAAAAAATGGCGTCGCAAGAAGTTAATGAAGCTAAGAATAAAGAAAAAGAAGAGTTGCGTATTAAACGCGAAAAGGAGCTAGAAGAAAAGCAAAAAGCAGAAGAAGCTGCCAAAGCTGATCAACTTAAAAAAGAACAAGAAGTTATTAAAGCTTCAAAGTCACTTTCTGGACCAAAAAAAGTTGGTAAAATAGATTTGGATGCTGATAAAACTGAAGCATCTAAAGAAGAGAAAGTTGTTGAAGCTAAACCTAAAGTTGATAAAACGGAAGCTACTTCTAAAGCAAAAGAAACAACTAAATCTAAGGATAAGCCTAAAGCAAAACCAGCAACTAAAAAGGAGACAGTTGTAGAAGCAGAGGATTCTGACGAACCAACAGAAGAAACGCTTAAAACTAAATACACTAAGCTTTCAGGACCAAAAATTGCTGGAGATAAAATTGATCTATCTCAGTTCAAGAAGCCTAAAAAGAAAAAGGAAGACACTAAAAAAGACGATAACGCCAATAAAAAGAAGCGTCGTCGTATATCTAAACCTGGTGATAATAGAAATAGCTCAGGTCCTTCAAGAAGTAATGATAGATTTAAAGGTAAAAAACCAGGAGGACGTAAAAGTCCTGTAATCAAGGAGGAGCCTAGTGAGGAAGAAGTACAGAGACAAGTACGTGAAACCTTAGAAAAACTTCAAGGAAAATCGTCTAAAGGTAAAGGAGCAAAATATAGAAGAGAAAAAAGAGATCAGCATAGAGAGCAGACAGAAATCGATCAACAAATCGAAGCTGCAGAAAGTAAAATCTTAAAGGTAACGGAGTTTGTTACAGCAAACGAAGTAGCAACCATGATGGATGTTCCAGTGACACAAATTATCTCTGCATGTATGTCATTAGGGATGATGGTTACAATGAATCAAAGATTAGATGCTGAAACCTTAGCGATTGTAGCTGAAGAATTTGGATACAAAACAGAATTTGTTACTGCAGATATTGAAGAGTCTATTGAAGAAGTGGTTGATAAACCAGAAGATTTAGTAACTCGTGCTCCAATCGTAACCGTAATGGGTCACGTAGATCATGGTAAAACCTCTTTATTAGATTACATTCGTAAAGAAAATGTAATAGCTGGAGAGTCTGGAGGAATCACTCAGCATATTGGTGCTTATGGTGTTACTTTAGATAACGGTCAGAAAATAGCATTTTTAGATACTCCAGGTCACGAAGCCTTTACAGCGATGCGTGCTCGTGGTGCTCAAGTTACTGATATTGCTATTATTGTAGCAGCTGCGGATGACGATATCATGCCTCAAACCAAAGAAGCAATTTCTCACGCACAAGCAGCAGGAGTTCCTATTGTTTTTGCAATTAACAAAATAGATAAGCCAGACGCTAATCCAGAAAAGATAAAAGAAGGTTTAGCACAAATGAATTTACTTGTAGAAGATTGGGGAGGAAAAATCCAATCGCATGATATTTCTGCCAAAGTAGGTACAGGTGTTAAAGAATTATTAGAAAAAGTATTACTTGAAGCTGAATTATTAGAGCTTAAAGCCAATCCAAAAAAACCAGCAGTAGGTACAGTAGTGGAAGCCTTTTTAGATAAAGGTAGAGGTTATGTGTCTACAGTCTTAGTACAAGCAGGAACACTGCGTATTGGTGATTATGTTTTAGCAGGTAAAAATAGTGGTAAAGTAAAAGCGATGCATGATGAGCGTGGACATGATATTGAAGAAGCTGGACCATCAACACCAGTTTCAATATTAGGTTTAGATGGTGCGCCTCAAGCTGGTGATAAATTTAATGTATTTGCAGACGAGCGTGAAGCTAAACAAATAGCAACAAAACGAACTCAATTACAACGTGAGCAAGATGTTAGAACAACAAAAACATTAACGCTTGCAGAAATTGGACGTCGTATTGCTTTAGGAACATTTAAAGAATTAAATATTATCCTTAAAGGTGATGTGGATGGTTCTGTTGAAGCTTTAACAGATTCTTTCCAAAAGCTATCTACTGAAGAAATTCAAGTTAATATCCTTCATAAAGGGGTTGGAGCCATTACAGAAAGTGATGTATTACTAGCAACTGCATCAGATGCTATCATTATAGGGTTTAATGTACGTCCTGTTGGAAACGCCAGAACAATTGCAGACAGAGAAGAAGTGGATATCAGAACTTACTCTATTATCTACGATGCAATTAACGATCTTAAGGACGCGATGGAAGGTATGTTGTCTCCAGAGGTTAAAGAAGAAGTTACTGGTACTGCAGAAATTAGAGAAGTATTTAAAGTATCTAAAGTTGGTACTATTGCAGGTTGTATGGTGATGAATGGTAAGATATTCAGAAACTCACAAATCCGTTTAATTAGAGATGGAGTGGTTACTTATACAGGTGAGTTAGCGTCACTTAAGCGTTTTAAAGATGACGTTAAAGAAGTGTCTAAAGGATACGATTGTGGTATGCAAATTAAAAATTATAACGACATCGCTATTGGTGATGTTATTGAAGCATTCCATGAAGTTGAAGTTAAGAAAAAACTGAAATAA